Sequence from the Kineosporia succinea genome:
TGCCGCCATCACCGGCTCCGTCGATCAGCGAATGGACGACGAGCGCACCTCCGCGGCGGGCACGGCTTACGCCGTGCGAATACTGGTGGTCGGCGTGCTGCCGCTCGCCGTCGTCCGGGCCGCCCTGCCGGCCCGGTCACCTCCGCCCCGATCAGCGAGATCGCCTCCGACGTGGGGCTTGTCGTGCGGGCGACCGAGCAGACGCCGGCCGAGGCCGGGGCATCCTTCGCCCTCGACGCGTCGTCGCCGGAGCTCCGGGACGTCGTGCGGCGGTTCATCATGTGAGGTTGCGGCCCAGCTCACGTTTCTGACCGGTAGGTAATTACTCAATCGGCCGCCCGGGTGAACCGAAGCAATGGTGTCGGCTCGTCTGGAGGATCGGTGCTCAAACAGCTTCGCAGGTTCCGCATCGGAACCCGTCTCGCAGTGGCGTTCGCTGTGGTCACACTCATGCTCGCGGCGGCCTCGACGGCTGCCCTGGTGGGGCTGTCCCAGCAACGCGCCTCGGCGCAGCGGGTCGAGACCCTCAGCGAGCTCGTCCACGCGGTGGACATGGTGAGCTTCTACAACGCGGACGTGACGGGCTGGCAGACCGCCTACGCCTGGGACATCCGCAAGCCGTCGGTGGCGAACCCGCTCGCCGACGACTCACCGAACCGCGCGGGCTTCCTGGCCGACAAGGCGAAGCTGCAGGCGTTCCTGGCCTCGTTCCCCATCGGGTCGATGACCGCGGACGAGAACACCACGTTCCAGGCCATCTCCCAGGGCTGGACCGACTTCTTCGCCTCCGACGACAAGGCTTTCGCCTACTACCGGGCGGGCCGGATCACCGTGGGCGACAACGAGATCGTCAACGTCGGTTACACCATCTACGGCGAGATGCTCACGCAGACAGACGCTCTCGTGAGTTCGGTGAACGCGCGGATGGACGCCGAGCAGGACGCCGCCTCGGCCAGCGCCTCCCGGGTGCGCACCCTGGTCACGGCCGTGCTCCTGATCGCCGTGGTGCTCGCCGGCCTGCTGGCCTGGGTGGTCACGCGCAGCATCACCGGGCCGCTCGCCCACCACGTGGCCTCGCTGCGGCGGGTGGCCTCGGGCGACCTGACCGTGCGGGTCGTGCCGGAGGGCAGCGACGAGGTCACCACCGCCGACGCGGCGATGGCCGAGACCGTGGGCAACACCCGCGCCGCTGTGCAGGCCCTGACCCAGGGCTCGCACACGCTGACCTCGCTATCGGCCGACCTGGGCCGCACCGCATCGAAGCTCTCGGAGAGCAACAACGAGAGCGCGGAGCAGGCCGGGCGAGTGGCGCACGCGGCCGACGACATCTCCACCAACGTGCAGACGGTCGCGGCCGGCAGTCACGAGATGGGCCAGTCCATCCAGGAGATCGCCTCCAACGCCACCGAGGCCGCCCGCGTCGCCGCCCAGGCGGTGGGCAGCGCCGAGACGACGAGCAAGGTGGTCGGACGGCTGGGCGACGCCTCGGCCGAGATCGCGACGGTGGTGCAGGTGATCACCTCGATCGCCGAGCAGACCAACCTGCTGGCGCTCAACGCCACGATCGAGGCCGCCCGCGCCGGGGAGTCCGGCAAGGGCTTCGCGGTGGTGGCCAACGAGGTCAAGGAACTCGCCCAGGAGACGGCCAAGGCCACCGAGGACATCGTCACCAAGGTGAACGCAATCCAGTCGGACACCTCCGCCGCGGTCGCCGCGATCAGCGAGATCTCCGAGGTCATCGACCAGATCAGCACCTACCAGAACACCATCGCGGCGGCGGTCGAGGAACAGACCGCGGTGACGGCCGAGATGGCCCGCAACGTGGCCTACGCCGCCGACGGATCCGGCGAGATCGCGGCCAACGTGGGGCTCGTGGCCCGGGCGACCGAGCAGACGTCGGTCGAGCTGGCCGAGGTCGGGGCGGCCGCCGCCGCCCTCGACGCGTCGTCGCAGGGGCTGCAGGAAGTCGTGCGACGTTTCCGGGTGTGACGTCCGGAGGATGCCCGATCCGTCACGCTTTGATACGTCCATGAAGACAGGCTTGATGTCCACATAACGCTTATTGTCCGGTTCGGTCCGGTCGGGCTTACTGGAAGCGAGCCACTCGCCCCCGGCACCGTCCTCTCGGAACGGATGCCGGACGCCCCGCGGGTGGGTTGGGCGCCGAGGTGGGCAGCGGCGCACGACGACGGTGCGCGGTCCCTGCTTGACGGGGGAGGGACCGCGCCCCGATCGTCGTCCGGGCGGTTCAGCGCGGTGAGGCGCTGCTCTCCCGGATCACCAGCTCGGGAGCGATCACGGTGCGGCCGGGCTCGCCCTCGCCGGTCTCGATCTGCGCGAGCAGGGTCTTGAGACTGCGCCGGCCGACCTCCTCGAAGGGCTGCCGCACGGTGGTGAGGGGCGGGCTGAAGAACCCGGCCTCGGGGATGTCGTCGAACCCGACCACGCTGATGTCGCCGGGCAGGTCGCGACCGTTCTCGCGCAGCGCCCGCAGCACGCCGACAGCCATCGAGTCGTTGGCCACGAACACCGCGGTGACGTCACTCATGCGACTCAGGATCTGCCCCGCGTCGTAGCCGGTCGCGGCGCTCCAGTCGCCGTGCAGCAGCGGCGGCACCTCGGCCCCGACGTCTTCCAGCGCCGAGGTCCAGCCGGCCACCCGGTCCTGGGCCTCGTAGAAGTGCCCCGGGCCGGCGACGTGCCAGACCGTGCGGTGCCCGAGCCCGAGCAGGTGCTCGGTGGCCATCCGGGCCCCGGCGATCTGGTCGACCGAGATCACCGGCAGCGAGCTCTTGAGCGAGCTCTCCACCGCGACCAGGGGCAGGTGCCGCGCCATCGACGCGAGCGACTCCCCCACCGAGGTGAGCGGGGCCACCACCACGATGCCCTCGACCCCCTGACGTTCCAGGCGAGTCACCGCGCGTTCAACCGAACCACCCTCCCCACCGCCCACATTCGCGACGGTGAGGATGTAACCTTCTTCACGAGCGGCCGCTTCGACGCCGTACAGCATCGACATCGGCCCGTAGAGCGCGCCACCGATGGTGACGAGCCCGAGCACCTTGGACCTTCCGGTCACCAGGGTGCGAGCAGCTGAGTTGGGGCGATAGCCCAGTTCTTCGATGGCGGCGAGAACCACCGCACGGGTGCGGGAGCTGACGCCGTCACTGCCGTTGAGCACGCGCGAGACGGTCTGGTGAGACACCCCTGCGAGCCTGGCGACGTCATGCATCCCGGGACGTTTGCGCTGTCCCACACTTCCCGGATTGCCGGATTTCCCTGGATCGCCGCCGGCCTGGGCCGACGCCCGGGACGGAGGTGTCATGAATCTGATCCTAACGTCGCGGAATTCACGGACGGGATCAGTCCGGGGTGTCCCCCCGGCCCGGGCGCTGCCGAACAGCGTTCCGAGCCGGGGGTTCTGGTCCCGCGATGGACCGATACCGGTGAAATGTCTAGCGCGAACTGGCTCCGGCCCGGCGCTTGGTCACGACGTCGAACGCGACGGCGGCCAGCAGGACCAGACCCTTGACGAGCATGACCTGCTCGCTACCGGCGCCCAGGAGCGACATGCCGTTGTCGATGACGGCCATGATCAGACCACCGGTGATGGCACCGATGACCTTGCCGACGCCACCCTGCACGGCCGCACCACCGATGAACGCGGCGGCGATGGCGTCCAGCTCGAAGCTGTTACCGGCGGTCGGGCCGGCCAGGTTCAGGCGGCCGGAGAAGATGATGCCGGCCACGGCGGCCAGCACACCCATGTTGACGAACAGCCAGAACGTGACCTGCTTGACCTTCACACCGGAAAGCGTGGCGGCGTTGATGTTTCCGCCGATCGCGTAGATGTGACGGCCGAACACGGCCCGGTTGGTGACCAGCGTGTAGACCACGACCAGCACACCGAGCAGCACGAGCACCCAGGGCAGGTTCTTGAACCGGGCCAGCTGCACGATGACGAACATCAGCACGATCGACGGGGCGATGATCTTCGCCAGGAACAGACCGAACGGCTCCAGGCTCTGACCGAGCTTCTGGCGCGCCGCGCGGGCCCGCCACTGCGTCCAGACGATCGAGGCGACCAGGGCCACGCCGACGAGCAGCGTGATCACGTCGGCACCGCCGAGCGGGCCGAGCGCGATGTTGCCGAACCAGCCCGGGGTGAACCCGTTGGCCATGTTGCGCACGGTGTCGGGGAACGGGCCGATGCCCTGGTTGCCCAGGATGACCAGCGTGACCGCGCGGAACACGAGCATGCCGGCCAGGGTGACGATGAAGGCCGGGATGCCGAAGTAGGCCACCCAGTAGCCCTGCCAGGCGCCGATCAGACCACCCATGATCAGGGTGAGCGGGATCGCGATGGCCCAGTGCACGTCGTGGTTGACCATGAGGACGGCCGAGAAGGCGCCGGTGGCAGCGAGAACCGAACCCACCGACAGGTCGATGTGACCCGCGATGATGATCAGGATCATGCCGATCGCCAGAATGAGGATGTAGCTCTTCTGGACGATGATGTTCGACAGGTTCTGCGGCTGCAGCAGGTCGCCGCCGGTCAGCACCGCGAACAGCAGCACGATCGCCGCGAAGGCGAAGTAGATGCCGTTCTGGCGCAGGCTGCCGGCGTTGAAGGAGAAGGAGCTCTTCTTCTTCGCCGGGGCGGTCTTCGTGGCGGTCGCCGTGGCGGCCTTGGTCTCGGTGACGGTGGACGCGGTGGTCGCCGCCGCCGTCTCCGTCACGGTCTCCGTCGTCCCCGGCCCGTCGGCCTTGGCCGGCTCGTCGGCCTTGGCCGGCTCGTCCACCGCGGCGGGCTCGTCGGCCTTGGCCGGCTCGTCCACCGTGGTGACCTTGTCGGCCGGAGTGACCTTGTCGGCCGGGGTGACCTTGTCGGCCGGGGTGACCGCGGCGTCCTCGGTCTTGGGGGTCTGCGAGGTGCTGTCGGACGTCACCTCGGGGGTGGTGTCCGTGGACTCGGTGTCCTTGGGCTCCGTGTCCTTGGCATCCGTGCCGGGCGTCGAGGAGGAATCGGTCGTCGACATGTCGCTCACTCCTGCCCTCTGGTCATGTACTGCATGAGCAGCTCCTGGTTGGCTTCTTCACGAGGCACCTCACCGGTGATCCGACCCGAGGAGAGGGTGTAGATCCGGTCGCAGATGCCCAGCAGCTCAGGCAGCTCGGAGGAGATCACCAGGATCGCCTTTCCCTCCGCCGCGAGCTGGTTGATGATCTGGTAGATCTCGTACTTGGCGCCGACGTCGATACCGCGCGTCGGCTCGTCGAGGATCAGCACGTCCGGGTTGGTGTAGATCCACTTCGCCAGCACGACCTTCTGCTGGTTACCGCCGCTGAGCTTCCCGGTGATCGAGGCCACGGTGGGCGCCTTGATCCGCAGGCTCTTGCGGTACCCCTCGGCGACAGACAGCTCCTGGTTGTCGTCCACCCAGCCGCCCTTGGCCAGTTTGCCCAGGGCCGCGGCGGAGACGTTCCGCGTGATGTTGTCAATGAGGTTGAGGCCGTAGCGCTTCCGGTCCTCGGTGGCGTACGCGAGGCCGTGCTTGATGGCCTGACGAACGTTCTTCGCCTCGATCGGCTTGCCGTACTTGTACAGCTGGCCGCTGATGTTGGTGCCGTAGCTGCGGCCGAACACGCTCATCGCGAGCTCGGTGCGGCCGGCGCCCATCAGGCCCGCCAGACCGACGATCTCGCCGGCGCGCAGCGACAGGTTCGCCTCACGGATCAGGACCCGGCCGTGCTGGGTGGGGCTGTGCACGGTCCAGTTCTCGATCCGCAGCACCTCGTCACCGATGACGACGCCGGGATCCTTGTCCGGGTAGCGGTTCTCGAGAGAACGGCCGACCATGAGCGCGATGATGCGGTCCTCGGTGACCTCGTCGCGCTTCATGTGCAGGGTGTCGATCGTCTGACCGTCACGGATGATCGTGACCTGGTCGGAGATCGCCTGGATCTCGTTCAGCTTGTGCGAGATGATCACACAGGTGATGCCCTCGTCACGCAGACCGCGCAGCAGATCGAGCAGATGTGCCGAGTCGTCGTCGTTGAGCGCCGCGGTGGGCTCGTCGAGAATCAGCATGCGCACCTTCTTCGACATCGCCTTGGCGATCTCGACGAGCTGCTGCTTACCCACACCGAGTTCGATGATCTTGGTGGTGGGGTTCTCGTCCAGGCCCACGCGCTTCAGCAACTGCGCTGCGCGGTGGTTGGTCTCGTCCCAGTTGATCAGGCCACGGCTGACCGTCTCGTTGCCCAGGAAGATGTTCTCGGCGATCGAGAGCTCAGGCACCAGAGCGAGTTCCTGGTGGATGATGACGATCCCGCGCTCTTCGCTGTCGCGGATGCCGGAGAACTCGCAGGTCTTGCCGTCGAAGACGATGTCGCCCTCGTAGTCGCCGAACGGGTAGACCCCTGACAGAACCTTCATCAGGGTGGACTTCCCGGCGCCGTTCTCGCCGCAGATGGCGTGGATCTCGCCCTCGGCCACTGTGAAAGTGACGTTCTGCAGCGCCTTCACGCCCGGGAAGGTCTTGCTGATGTTACGCATTTCCAGGATGTTGCCGGGCATCGGTACTCCTCAGATGATCCCGCAAAGAGGATGCGCCGGACCGCCCACCGACCGGAGGGGATGGCTTGCGGGCGGCCCGGCAGCTAGGGGAACTCAGCTCAGCTGAGGTCCGACTCCTTGTAGTAGCCGGAGTCCACGAGAACTTCCTTGTAGTTGTCCTTGTAGACGATGACCGGCTCGAGGAGCTGGGACGGAACGACCTTCTTGCCGTTGTCGTAGTCCTCGGTGTTGTTCACCGTGACCTCTTCGCCCTTGAGCACCTTGTCGGCCATCGAGACGGCGACGTCGGCGAGCTGGCGCGTGTCCTTGTAGATCGTGGCGTACTGCTCACCCTTGATGATCGACTTGACCGACGCCTCTTCGGCGTCCTGGCCGGTCACGACCGGGATGTCGTCGCCCTTGTAACCGGCGCTGCCCAGGGCGGACAGGATGCCGATGCTCATGCCGTCGTACGGGGAAAGCACACCGTCGACCTTGGTGTCACCCTTGTACGCCTTGGTGATGACGTTCTCCATGCGGGCCTGAGCGGTCTCGGGCTTCCACTGGAGGGTGGCAACGGTCTTGAAGTCCGTCTCGCCGCTCTGGACCACGAGGGTCTTGTTGTCGAGGTACGGCTTCAGGGTGTCCATCGCGCCGTTGTAGAAGAAGGTCGCGTTGTTGTCGTCGGGCGAACCGGCGAACAGCTCGATGTTGAACGGGCCCTTGGCGTCGCCGTCGGAACCGTCCTCCTTCTTCAGGCCGAGACCGACCAGCAGCGAGGTGGCCTGCTGCACGCCGACCTTGTAGTTGTCGAAGCTGGCGTAGTAGTCGACAGCGTCGGTGTTGCGGATCAGGCGGTCGTAGGAGATGACCTTGATCCCCGCCTCCTTCGCCGCTTCGAGCTGCGTCGTCAGCGCGGTGCCGTCGATCGCGGCGACGATGAGAACGCGGGCGCCCTGAGAGATCTGGTTCTCGATCTGCTCGACCTGGGTCGGGATCTTGTCCTCGGCGTACTCGAGGCTGACCTTGTAGCCCAGCTTCTCGAGAGCAGCCTTCACGTTGTCGCCGTCGGCGATCCAGCGCTCGGACGAACGGGTCGGCATGGTCACGCCGACCAGCGAACCGGCGACGTCCTCGCCCACCTTCGGGGTGTCGTCACCGGTCTTCTCGGCCGAACCACAGGCGGCCAGGGCCGCCACCATGGTGAAGCCGGCGACGATCCGGGTAACTCTGCTGCGTTGCATTAGTTCTCTCCGGTTTCTGAGACGGCCATCCTTGGCCGCCGGGCAGTGTGTCTTACTGGGGAGGGGCAGTACGTCAGAACCCTTGAGCCAGGCGGTAGTACGCCTGGTTCCACCGCAGCTCGCGGGTGAACGACCGAAGGTCGGTCGAAGCGTCGATCAGCGCGAGCTCGGTCTGGAGCATGTCCGCCAGGTCACCGAGGTGCTCACCGGTGAGGGCGGTGGACAGCACCGTGTGGTGCGGGCCACCCGCGGTGAGCCAGGCCTCGGCGGACGTCGCCAGGTCCGGCTGGGGTTTCCAGACAGCCCGGGCGACAGGGAGTTTCGGCAGAGCTTCCTGGGGCGCGACAACCTCGACCTGGTTGGCGACGAACCGGAACCGGTCGCCCATGTCGGCGATACCGATCGTGACCGCCTCGCCCGGTGCGGCGTCGAACACCATCCGCACCGGGTCCTCGCGGTCACCGATGCCCAGCGGGTGGATCTCGATCCTCGGCTTGCCGACGGCGATGCTCGGGCAGACCTCGAGCATGTGCGCACCGAGAATCACTTCCTGGCCAGGCACCAGGTGGTAGGTGTAGTCCTCCATGAACGACGTGCCGCCGGGCAGACCGGCCGCCGTCGCCTTCAGGGTGTGGAGGAGAACAGAGGTCTTCCAGTCACCCTCGCCGCCGAAGCCGTAGCCGTCGGCCATCAGGCGCTGCACGCCCAGGCCGGGCAGCTGGCGCAGGCCGCCGAGGTCCTCGAAGTTGGTGGTGAAGGCCCCGAAACCGCCCTCGGTGAGGAAGGTCCGCAGACCGAGCTCGATGCGGGCGCCGTAGCGCAGCGAGTCGTGGCGGTCGCCACCGGCCCGCAGCTCCTCGGCCACGTCGTAGAGGTCGGCGTACTCCGTGACCAGGTCGGTGATCGCCGCGTCGTCGATCGCGTCGACGACCTCGACCAGCTCGTTGACCCCGTAGGTGTTCACCGAGACGCCGAACTTCAGCTCGGCCTCGACCTT
This genomic interval carries:
- a CDS encoding LacI family DNA-binding transcriptional regulator gives rise to the protein MTPPSRASAQAGGDPGKSGNPGSVGQRKRPGMHDVARLAGVSHQTVSRVLNGSDGVSSRTRAVVLAAIEELGYRPNSAARTLVTGRSKVLGLVTIGGALYGPMSMLYGVEAAAREEGYILTVANVGGGEGGSVERAVTRLERQGVEGIVVVAPLTSVGESLASMARHLPLVAVESSLKSSLPVISVDQIAGARMATEHLLGLGHRTVWHVAGPGHFYEAQDRVAGWTSALEDVGAEVPPLLHGDWSAATGYDAGQILSRMSDVTAVFVANDSMAVGVLRALRENGRDLPGDISVVGFDDIPEAGFFSPPLTTVRQPFEEVGRRSLKTLLAQIETGEGEPGRTVIAPELVIRESSASPR
- the mmsB gene encoding multiple monosaccharide ABC transporter permease, translated to MTETAAATTASTVTETKAATATATKTAPAKKKSSFSFNAGSLRQNGIYFAFAAIVLLFAVLTGGDLLQPQNLSNIIVQKSYILILAIGMILIIIAGHIDLSVGSVLAATGAFSAVLMVNHDVHWAIAIPLTLIMGGLIGAWQGYWVAYFGIPAFIVTLAGMLVFRAVTLVILGNQGIGPFPDTVRNMANGFTPGWFGNIALGPLGGADVITLLVGVALVASIVWTQWRARAARQKLGQSLEPFGLFLAKIIAPSIVLMFVIVQLARFKNLPWVLVLLGVLVVVYTLVTNRAVFGRHIYAIGGNINAATLSGVKVKQVTFWLFVNMGVLAAVAGIIFSGRLNLAGPTAGNSFELDAIAAAFIGGAAVQGGVGKVIGAITGGLIMAVIDNGMSLLGAGSEQVMLVKGLVLLAAVAFDVVTKRRAGASSR
- the mmsA gene encoding multiple monosaccharide ABC transporter ATP-binding protein; its protein translation is MPGNILEMRNISKTFPGVKALQNVTFTVAEGEIHAICGENGAGKSTLMKVLSGVYPFGDYEGDIVFDGKTCEFSGIRDSEERGIVIIHQELALVPELSIAENIFLGNETVSRGLINWDETNHRAAQLLKRVGLDENPTTKIIELGVGKQQLVEIAKAMSKKVRMLILDEPTAALNDDDSAHLLDLLRGLRDEGITCVIISHKLNEIQAISDQVTIIRDGQTIDTLHMKRDEVTEDRIIALMVGRSLENRYPDKDPGVVIGDEVLRIENWTVHSPTQHGRVLIREANLSLRAGEIVGLAGLMGAGRTELAMSVFGRSYGTNISGQLYKYGKPIEAKNVRQAIKHGLAYATEDRKRYGLNLIDNITRNVSAAALGKLAKGGWVDDNQELSVAEGYRKSLRIKAPTVASITGKLSGGNQQKVVLAKWIYTNPDVLILDEPTRGIDVGAKYEIYQIINQLAAEGKAILVISSELPELLGICDRIYTLSSGRITGEVPREEANQELLMQYMTRGQE
- a CDS encoding methyl-accepting chemotaxis protein: MAFAVVTLMLAAASTAALVGLSQQRASAQRVETLSELVHAVDMVSFYNADVTGWQTAYAWDIRKPSVANPLADDSPNRAGFLADKAKLQAFLASFPIGSMTADENTTFQAISQGWTDFFASDDKAFAYYRAGRITVGDNEIVNVGYTIYGEMLTQTDALVSSVNARMDAEQDAASASASRVRTLVTAVLLIAVVLAGLLAWVVTRSITGPLAHHVASLRRVASGDLTVRVVPEGSDEVTTADAAMAETVGNTRAAVQALTQGSHTLTSLSADLGRTASKLSESNNESAEQAGRVAHAADDISTNVQTVAAGSHEMGQSIQEIASNATEAARVAAQAVGSAETTSKVVGRLGDASAEIATVVQVITSIAEQTNLLALNATIEAARAGESGKGFAVVANEVKELAQETAKATEDIVTKVNAIQSDTSAAVAAISEISEVIDQISTYQNTIAAAVEEQTAVTAEMARNVAYAADGSGEIAANVGLVARATEQTSVELAEVGAAAAALDASSQGLQEVVRRFRV
- the chvE gene encoding multiple monosaccharide ABC transporter substrate-binding protein, which codes for MQRSRVTRIVAGFTMVAALAACGSAEKTGDDTPKVGEDVAGSLVGVTMPTRSSERWIADGDNVKAALEKLGYKVSLEYAEDKIPTQVEQIENQISQGARVLIVAAIDGTALTTQLEAAKEAGIKVISYDRLIRNTDAVDYYASFDNYKVGVQQATSLLVGLGLKKEDGSDGDAKGPFNIELFAGSPDDNNATFFYNGAMDTLKPYLDNKTLVVQSGETDFKTVATLQWKPETAQARMENVITKAYKGDTKVDGVLSPYDGMSIGILSALGSAGYKGDDIPVVTGQDAEEASVKSIIKGEQYATIYKDTRQLADVAVSMADKVLKGEEVTVNNTEDYDNGKKVVPSQLLEPVIVYKDNYKEVLVDSGYYKESDLS
- the araA gene encoding L-arabinose isomerase, with the translated sequence MTQSTTRTIWFLTGSQNLYGDDVLAQVADQSQAIARALDASDEIPFEVVWKPVLKDSASIRRLMLEANADDSVIGLIAWMHTFSPAKMWISGLDALDKPLLHLHTQANEALPWASIDMDFMNLNQAAHGDREFGYIQTRLGVPRKTVAGHVSSPRTTQKVGVWARAAAGRHAVRTLRLARFGDNMRNVAVTEGDKVEAELKFGVSVNTYGVNELVEVVDAIDDAAITDLVTEYADLYDVAEELRAGGDRHDSLRYGARIELGLRTFLTEGGFGAFTTNFEDLGGLRQLPGLGVQRLMADGYGFGGEGDWKTSVLLHTLKATAAGLPGGTSFMEDYTYHLVPGQEVILGAHMLEVCPSIAVGKPRIEIHPLGIGDREDPVRMVFDAAPGEAVTIGIADMGDRFRFVANQVEVVAPQEALPKLPVARAVWKPQPDLATSAEAWLTAGGPHHTVLSTALTGEHLGDLADMLQTELALIDASTDLRSFTRELRWNQAYYRLAQGF